The Symphalangus syndactylus isolate Jambi chromosome 11, NHGRI_mSymSyn1-v2.1_pri, whole genome shotgun sequence genome contains a region encoding:
- the LOC129493168 gene encoding acyl-coenzyme A synthetase ACSM2B, mitochondrial — protein sequence MHWLRKVQGLCTLWGTQMSSRTLYINSRQLVSMQWGHQEVPAKFNFASDVLDHWADMEKAGKRPPSPALWWVNGKGKELMWNFRELSENSQQAANVLSGACGLQRGDRVAVVLPRVPEWWLVILGCIRAGLIFMPGTIQMKSTDILYRLQMSKAKAIVAGDEVIQEVDTVASECPSLRIKLLVSEKSWDGWLDFKKLLNEASTTHHCVETGSQEASAIYFTSGTSGLPKMAEHSHSSLSLKAKMDAGWTGLQASDIMWTISDTGWILNILGSFMEPWALGACTFVHLLPKFDPLVILKTLSSYPIKNMMSAPIVYRMLLQQDLSSYKFPHLQNCLAGGESLLPETLENWRAQTGLDIREFYGQTETGLTCMVSKTMKIKPGYMGTAAPRYDVQIIDDKGNVLPPGTEGDIGIRVKPIRPIGIFSGYVDNPEKTAANIRGDFWLLGDRGIKDEDGYFQFMGRADDIINSSGYRIGPLEVENALMEHPAVAETAVISSPDPVRGEVVKAFVVLASQFLSHDPEQLTKELQQHVKSVTAPYKYPRKIEFVLNLPKTVTGKIQRTKLRDKEWQMSGKARAQ from the exons ATGCATTGGCTGCGGAAAGTTCAGGGACTTTGCACCCTGTGGGGTACTCAGATGTCCAGCCGCACTCTCTACATTAATAGTAGGCAACTGGTGTCCATGCAGTGGGGCCACCAGGAAGTGCCAGCCAAGTTTAACTTTGCTAGTGATGTGTTGGATCACTGGGCTGACATGGAGAAG GCTGGCAAGCGACCCCCAAGCCCAGCCTTGTGGTGGGTgaatgggaaggggaaggaattAATGTGGAATTTCAGAGAACTGAGTGAAAACAGCCAGCAGGCAGCCAACGTCCTCTCAGGAGCCTGTGGCCTGCAGCGTGGGGACCGTGTGGCAGTGGTGCTGCCCCGAGTGCCTGAGTGGTGGCTGGTGATCCTGGGCTGCATTCGAGCAG GTCTCATCTTTATGCCTGGAACCATCCAGATGAAATCCACTGACATCCTGTATAGGTTGCAGATGTCTAAGGCCAAGGCTATTGTTGCTGGGGATGAAGTCATCCAAGAAGTGGACACAGTGGCATCTGAATGTCCTTCTCTGAGAATTAAGCTACTGGTGTCTGAGAAAAGCTGGGATGGGTGGCTGGACTTCAAGAAACTACTAAA TGAGGCATCCACCACTCATCACTGTGTGGAGACTGGAAGCCAGGAAGCATCTGCCATCTACTTCACTAGTGGGACCAGTGGTCTTCCCAAGATGGCAGAACATTCCCACTCGAGCCTGAGCCTCAAGGCCAAGATGGATGCTGG TTGGACAGGCCTGCAAGCCTCCGATATAATGTGGACCATATCAGACACAGGTTGGATACTGAACATCTTGGGCTCATTTATGGAACCTTGGGCATTAGGAGCATGCACATTTGTTCATCTCTTGCCAAAGTTTGACCCACTGGTTATTCTAAAG ACGCTCTCCAGCTACCCAATCAAGAATATGATGAGTGCCCCCATTGTTTACCGGATGTTGCTACAGCAGGATCTTTCCAG TTACAAGTTCCCCCATCTACAGAACTGCCTCGCTGGAGGGGAGTCTCTTCTTCCAGAAACTCTGGAGAACTGGAGGGCCCAGACAGGACTGGACATCCGAGAATTCTATGGCCAGACAGAAACG GGATTAACTTGCATGGTTTCCAAGACGATGAAAATCAAACCAGGATATATGGGAACGGCTGCTCCCCGTTATGATGTACAG ATCATAGACGATAAGGGCAACGTCCTGCCCCCTGGCACAGAAGGAGACATTGGCATCAGGGTCAAACCCATCAGGCCTATAGGCATCTTCTCTGGCTATGTG GACAATCCTGAGAAGACAGCAGCCAACATTCGAGGAGACTTTTGGCTCCTTGGAGACCGGGGAATCAAAGATGAAGATGGGTATTTCCAGTTTATGGGACGGGCAGATGATATCATTAACTCCAGCGG GTACCGGATTGGACCCTTGGAGGTAGAGAATGCACTGATGGAGCACCCTGCTGTGGCTGAGACAGCTGTGATCAGCAGCCCAGACCCCGTCCGAGGAGAG GTAGTGAAGGCATTTGTAGTCCTGGCCTCGCAGTTCCTGTCCCATGACCCAGAACAGCTCACCAAGGAGCTGCAGCAGCATGTGAAGTCTGTGACAGCCCCATACAAGTACCCAAGAAAG